A portion of the Musa acuminata AAA Group cultivar baxijiao chromosome BXJ1-1, Cavendish_Baxijiao_AAA, whole genome shotgun sequence genome contains these proteins:
- the LOC135674344 gene encoding nicotinamide adenine dinucleotide transporter 1, chloroplastic-like isoform X1, with product MAGRSDSKTAREILCDALAGASAGAIAATFVCPLDVIKTRLQVHGLPEMSPSSSRRNIIVSSLKQILRNEGISGLYRGLTPTVTALLPNWAVYFTVYNQLKSLLHVDKSNELPFGANMLAASGAGAATAITTNPLWVVKTRLQTQGMRPEVVPYKSMLSALRRIALEEGRRGLYSGLLPSLAGVSHVAIQFPAYEQIKSYLARRDNTTVDKLNPGNVATASSLSKIIASTLTYPHEVIRARLQEQGHAHNNTNKYVGVMDCIRKVYQKEGIPGFYRGYVTNLLRTTPAAVITFTSYEMIHRRLLQIIPT from the exons ATGGCCGGGAGATCCGACAGCAAGACCGCCCGGGAGATCCTCTGCGACGCTCTCGCCGGCGCCTCCGCAG GGGCGATCGCGGCGACCTTCGTCTGCCCGTTGGACGTGATCAAGACGCGGCTTCAGGTCCACGGCCTGCCTGAGATGTCCCCCTCCTCTTCCCGCC GCAATATCATCGTTTCAAGCTTAAAACAGATACTAAGGAATGAAGGCATAAGTGGGTTGTATCGTGGTCTCACTCCAACTGTTACAGCACTACTTCCAAATTGGGCT GTGTATTTTACAGTTTATAATCAGCTGAAAAGCCTACTTCATG TGGATAAGAGTAATGAGCTACCATTCGGCGCAAATATGCTTGCTGCCTCAGGTGCGGGAGCTGCAACAGCTATTACGACCAATCCATTATGGGTTGTTAAAACTAGACTTCAA ACTCAAGGAATGAGACCAGAAGTGGTGCCATATAAGAGCATGCTATCTGCTTTAAGAAGGATTGCACTTGAAGAGGGCAGGCGTGGTCTATACAG TGGCCTTCTTCCTTCTTTAGCAGGGGTTAGCCATGTTGCTATCCAGTTTCCAGCATATGAACAGATAAAGTCTTACTTGGCAAGACGAG ATAATACTACAGTGGATAAGCTTAATCCAGGAAATGTAGCTACTGCTTCTTCATTATCTAAAATAATTGCTTCCACATTGACATATCCGCATGAG GTCATACGGGCAAGGCTGCAAGAACAAGGCCATGCACACAATAATACTAATAAATATGTTGGTGTAATGGATTGCATTAGAAAGGTGTACCAGAAAGAAGGCATTCCTGGCTTTTACCGTGGCTATGTCACAAACTTGCTCAGAACTACCCCTGCTGCTGTTATTACATTTACAAGTTATGAGATGATTCATCGACGTCTGCTGCAAATTATTCCGACCTGA
- the LOC135674344 gene encoding nicotinamide adenine dinucleotide transporter 2, mitochondrial-like isoform X2: MAGRSDSKTAREILCDALAGASAGAIAATFVCPLDVIKTRLQVHGLPEMSPSSSRRNIIVSSLKQILRNEGISGLYRGLTPTVTALLPNWAWIRVMSYHSAQICLLPQTQGMRPEVVPYKSMLSALRRIALEEGRRGLYSGLLPSLAGVSHVAIQFPAYEQIKSYLARRDNTTVDKLNPGNVATASSLSKIIASTLTYPHEVIRARLQEQGHAHNNTNKYVGVMDCIRKVYQKEGIPGFYRGYVTNLLRTTPAAVITFTSYEMIHRRLLQIIPT, from the exons ATGGCCGGGAGATCCGACAGCAAGACCGCCCGGGAGATCCTCTGCGACGCTCTCGCCGGCGCCTCCGCAG GGGCGATCGCGGCGACCTTCGTCTGCCCGTTGGACGTGATCAAGACGCGGCTTCAGGTCCACGGCCTGCCTGAGATGTCCCCCTCCTCTTCCCGCC GCAATATCATCGTTTCAAGCTTAAAACAGATACTAAGGAATGAAGGCATAAGTGGGTTGTATCGTGGTCTCACTCCAACTGTTACAGCACTACTTCCAAATTGGGCT TGGATAAGAGTAATGAGCTACCATTCGGCGCAAATATGCTTGCTGCCTCAG ACTCAAGGAATGAGACCAGAAGTGGTGCCATATAAGAGCATGCTATCTGCTTTAAGAAGGATTGCACTTGAAGAGGGCAGGCGTGGTCTATACAG TGGCCTTCTTCCTTCTTTAGCAGGGGTTAGCCATGTTGCTATCCAGTTTCCAGCATATGAACAGATAAAGTCTTACTTGGCAAGACGAG ATAATACTACAGTGGATAAGCTTAATCCAGGAAATGTAGCTACTGCTTCTTCATTATCTAAAATAATTGCTTCCACATTGACATATCCGCATGAG GTCATACGGGCAAGGCTGCAAGAACAAGGCCATGCACACAATAATACTAATAAATATGTTGGTGTAATGGATTGCATTAGAAAGGTGTACCAGAAAGAAGGCATTCCTGGCTTTTACCGTGGCTATGTCACAAACTTGCTCAGAACTACCCCTGCTGCTGTTATTACATTTACAAGTTATGAGATGATTCATCGACGTCTGCTGCAAATTATTCCGACCTGA